The following proteins are co-located in the Pyricularia oryzae 70-15 chromosome 1, whole genome shotgun sequence genome:
- a CDS encoding dihydrodipicolinate synthase, translating into MAPINIDLRGLTPAPVTPFTKDGAVDYPAIQRLGSWLGSISGVKGLVVLGHAGEGTFLTPEEQCDVIRAFVKSVDNKIPIIAGITGEGTEVAAFEAKRAVEAGASAGLLYPSHGWLRFGYQPGAPQDRYKVVYERSGLPLILFQYPDVTKATYSLQTMLDIAAQPGVFAMKNGVRNMRRWDTEIPVIRRERPDLQILSCHDEYLLHTAFDVDGFLVGYGCIAPEPLLEMIDAGKRKDYAKAREVHDRLLPVTKNVYHRGSHMEGTVALKHALVARGILEHATVRSPLLPLPDGAETEIHDAIKISALSRVA; encoded by the coding sequence ATGGCACCCATCAACATCGATCTCAGAGGTCTTACTCCCGCACCCGTAACTCCCTTCACAAAAGACGGCGCCGTCGATTACCCCGCCATCCAGCGCCTCGGCTCATGGCTCGGCAGCATCTCGGGCGTCAAGGGCCTGGTCGTGCTCGGACACGCCGGTGAGGGCACATTCCTCACCCCCGAGGAACAATGCGACGTGATCCGGGCTTTTGTCAAGTCGGTTGACAACAAGATCCCCATCATCGCCGGCATCACAGGCGAGGGCACCGAGGTCGCGGCTTTCGAGGCCAAGAGGGCCGTGGAGGCGGGCGCGTCGGCCGGCCTGCTCTACCCGTCGCACGGCTGGCTACGCTTCGGATACCAGCCCGGAGCGCCCCAGGACAGGTACAAGGTGGTCTACGAGCGATCCGGCCTGCCGCTGATCCTGTTCCAGTACCCCGACGTGACCAAGGCCACGTACAGCCTGCAGACGATGCTGGACATCGCGGCGCAGCCGGGAGTCTTCGCCATGAAGAACGGCGTGCGCAACATGCGCCGCTGGGACACCGAGATCCCCGTCATCAGGCGCGAGAGGCCGGACCTCCAGATCCTGAGCTGCCACGACGAGTACCTGCTGCACACGGCCTTTGACGTCGACGGCTTCCTGGTGGGCTACGGCTGCATCGCCCCGGAGCCGCTGCTCGAGATGATCGACGCCGGCAAGAGGAAGGACTACGCAAAGGCTCGCGAGGTGCACGACCGCCTGCTGCCTGTCACCAAGAACGTGTACCACCGCGGCTCGCACATGGAGGGCACCGTCGCCCTCAAGCACGCCCTCGTGGCGAGGGGGATCCTGGAGCACGCCACGGTGCGGTCGCCACTACTGCCGCTACCTGATGGCGCCGAGACCGAGATTCACGACGCCATCAAGATTTCCGCCCTGAGCAGGGTGGCTTAG